The Schistocerca piceifrons isolate TAMUIC-IGC-003096 chromosome 11, iqSchPice1.1, whole genome shotgun sequence genome includes the window gggggtggggcggtgacgggggtggggcggtgacgggggtggggcggtgacgggggtggggcggtgacgggggtggggcggtgacgggggtggggcggtgacgggggtggggcggtgacgggggtggggcggtgacgggggtggggcggtgacgggggtggggcggtgacgggggtggggcggtgacgggggtggggcggtgacgggggtggggcggtgacgggggtggggcggtgacgggggtggggcggtgacgggggtggggcggtgacgggggtggggcggtgacgggggtggggcggtgacgggggtggggcggtgacgggggtggggcggtgacgggggtggggcggtgacgggggtggggcggtgacgggggtggggcggtgacgggggtggggcggtgacgggggtggggcggtgacgggggtggggcggtgacgggggtggggcggtgacgggggtggggcggtgacgggggtggggcggtgacgggggtggggcggtgacgggggtggggcggtgacgggggtggggcggtgacgggggtggggcgctgacgggggtggggcgctgacgggggtggggcgctgacgggggtggggcgctgacgggggtggggcgctgacgggggtggggcgctgacgggggtggggcgctgacgggggtggggcgctgacgggggtggggcgctgacgggggtggggcgctgacgggggtggggcgctgacgggggtggggcgctgacgggggtggggcgctgacgggggtggggcgctgacgggggtggggcgctgacgggggtggggcgctgacgggggtggggcgctgacgggggtggggcgctgacgggggtggggcgctgacgggggtggggcgctgacgggggtggggcgctgacgggggtggggcgctgacgggggtggggcgctgacgggggtggggcgctgacgggggtggggcgctgacgggggtggggcgctgacgggggtggggcgctgacgggggtggggcgctgacgggggtggggcgctgacgggggtggggcggtgacgggggtggggcggtgacgggggtggggcgctgacgggggtggggcggtgacgggggtggggcggtgacgggggtggggcggtgacgggggtggggcggtgacgggggtggggcggtgacggggggtggggcggtgacgggggggggggggggtgcggtgacggggggggggggtgcggtgacggggggggggggtgcggtgacgggggggggggggcggtgacgggggggggggcggtgacgggggggggggggggtgcggtgacggggggggggggggtgcggtgacggggggggggggggtgcggtgacgggggggggggcggtgacggggggggggcggtgacgggggggggcggtgacggggggggggcggtgacggggggggggcggtgacggggggggggggggcggtgacggggggggggcggtgacggggggggggcggtgacggggggggggggcggtgacgggggggggcggtgacggggggggggcggtgacggggggggcggtgacggggggggcggtgacggggggggggggggcggtgacgggggggggcggtgacgggggggggggggcggtgacggGGGGGGAGGCGGTGACGGGGGGGGAGGCGGGTGACGGGGGGGGAGGCGGTGACGGGGGGGGAGGCGGTGACGGGGGGGAGGCGGTGACGGGGGGGGAGGCGGTGACGGGGGGGGAGGCGGTGACGGGGGGGGAGGCGGTGACGGGGGGGAGGCGGTGACGGGGGGGGAGGCGGTGACGGGGGGGGAGGCGGTGATGGGGGGGAGGCGGTGATGGGGGGGAGGCGGTGATGGGGGGGAGGCGGTGATGGGGGGGAGGCGGTGATGGGGGGGAGGCGGTGATGGGGGGGAGGCGGTGATGGGGGGGAGGCGGTGATGGGGGGGAggcggtgatgggggggggggggaggcggtgatgggggggggggggaggcggtgatggggggggggggaggcggtgatggggggggggaggcggtgatggggggggaggcggtgatgggggggggaggcggtgattggggggggaggcggtgatgggggggggggaggcggtgatgggggggggaggcggtgatTGGGGGGGGAGGCGGTGATTGGGGGGGGAGGCGGTGATTGGGGGGGAGGCGGTGATGGGGGGGAGGCGGTGATGGGGGGGAGGCGGTGATGGGGGGGGAGGCGGTGATGGGGGGGAGGCGGTGATGGGGGGGAGGCGGTGATGGGGGGGAGGCGGTGATGGGGGGGAGGCGGTGATGGGGGGGAGGCGGTGATGGGGGGGAGGCGGTGATGGGGGGGAGGCGGTGATGGGGGGGAGGCGGTGATGGGGGGGAGGCGGTGATGGGGGGGAGGCGGTGATGGGGGGGAGGCGGTGATGGGGGGGAGGCGGTGATGGGGGGGAGGCGGTGATGGGGGGGAGGCGGTGATGGGGGGGAGGCGGTGATGGGGGGGAGGCGGTGATGGGGGGGAGGCGGTGATGGGGGGGAGGCGGTGATGGGGGGGAGGCGGTGATGGGGGGGAGGCGGTGATGGGGGGGAGGCGGTGATGGGGGGGAGGCGGTGAGGGGGGGAGGCGGTGATGGGGGGAGGCGGTGAGGGGGGGAGGCGGTGAGGGGGGGAGGCGGTGAGGGGGGGAGGCGGTGAGGGGGGGAGGCGGTGAGGGGGGGAGGCGGTGAGGGGGGGAGGCGGTGAGGGGGGGAGGCGGTGAGGGGGGGAGGCGGTGAGGGGGGGAGGCGGTGAGGGGGGGGAGGCGGTGAGGGGGGGGAGGCGGTGAGGGGGGGAGGCGGTGAGGGGGAGGCGGTGAGGGGGGGGAGGCGGTGAGGGGGGGGAGGCGGTGAGGGGGGGAGGCGGTGAGGGGGGGAGGCGGTGAGGGGGGGAGGCGGTGAGGGGGGGGAGGCGGTGAGGGGGGGGAGGCGGTGAGGGGGGGTGGGAGgcggtgagggggggagggaggcggtgagggggggagggaggcggtgaggggggggagggaggcggtgaggggggggagggaggcggtgaggggggagggggaggggggaggcggtgaggggggagggggaggggggaggcggtgaggggggagggggagggggggaggcggtgagtggggagggggggaggcggagagggggagagggggaacggggaggggggtgggggagaggggggaacggggaggggggagggggggaggggggaggggggaggggggagggggaggtggggaggggggaggggggagggggggagggtgtaggggtgaggggtgagggggggagggggtaggggtgagggggggagggggtaggggtgaggggggacggggggagggggtaggggggaggggggagggggtagggggaggggggagggggtaggggggaggggggaggggggaggggggagggggtaggcgggaggggggagggggtaggggtgaggggggacggggggagggggtaggggggaggggggaggggtggagggggtgagagggaggggggtaggggggagggggagggggggcggggttggagtggggggtgaggggggggagggCCAAAGattggggatggggaaggatgcggaaaaggaaggtatgcagcccggaaaggaaggagggccacattagctcagggtcccaTGCTCGCTATGCACATATCCaggagagttgtggaccccctggggggaaactCCCAATGTCTTTCATCAACTGTCTCATAGTAAAGACTGGGGGTCCACTGCTGATCGGCCATGAAAGCCATACTACTGCTGTTCTAACCGCCCTTGCACTTTTCCTCTCACTCTACTTTCCAGTATCCTctccattatttttgctacttgggATGCGTGCGAGATCCTTCCATAGTTGTCACATACTTTCCTGTCACCCTTCTTAAAAACTGGGATTATTTGCTTTCCCCATTCTTCAAGTACACATTTTTGGGTCCAAATGCATATTAGTCTGTATAGTCACTGTAGTCCAACTGATCCAGCAGCCTTTTCACCTCCACAGTAATTTCATCTATCCCAGGTGCCTTCACCGTTTTCATTTTTGTCAGAGCTAGTTCCATTTCTAACACAGTTATATCCTCTTCTTTCAGACCCCTGCCGTACCTCTATTCCCTTTCCATTGCCatctttacatttattaatttATCAAAGTACGCTTTCCATCTTTTCCTTTTCTCCTCTGGTTGCTTAATAGCTCTCTGCTTTCTTCTTTAACTAGCTTTTGTAGGTTTTTCCTTCCTCATACTCTAATTCCATATATCATCCTCTTACCACTAATAACATCTTTTTCCAACCGTCAGGTGAATTTTCC containing:
- the LOC124720250 gene encoding LOW QUALITY PROTEIN: basic proline-rich protein-like (The sequence of the model RefSeq protein was modified relative to this genomic sequence to represent the inferred CDS: inserted 2 bases in 1 codon); protein product: PPTPSPLPPTPSPRPPSPLPPPPLTPTPSPPHPSPLHPPPLPPPPSPPPPPPSPLPPPPLPPPRSPLSPTPLPVPPLPLSASPPPHSPPPPLPLPPHRLPPPPPPSPPPPXPPPPSPPPSPPSPPPSPPSPPPSPPHRLPPPLTASHPPSPPPPPPPSPPPPLTASPPSPPPPPHRLPPSPPPPLTASPPHRLPPSPPPPLTASPPHRLPPSPPPPPPPSPPPPPSPPPPPPPPPSPPPPPHHRLPPPPSPPPPPPPPPSPPPPPSPPPPPSPPPPPSPPPPRHRLPPRHRLPPRHPPPPPSPPPPPSPPPPPRHRPPPSPPPPPPSPPPPSPPPPSPPPPRHRPPPSPPPPPVTAPPPSPPPPRHRPPPPRHRPPPVTAPPPSPPPPVTAPPPSPPPPPSPHPPPPRHRTPPPPVTAPPPPPVTAPPPVTAPPPPSPHPPPPSPHPPPPSPHPPPPPSPPHPPSPPHPRHRPTPVTAPPPSPPHPRHRPTPVSAPPPSPPHPRHRPTPVSAPPPSAPHPRQRPTPVSAPPPSAPHPRQRPTPVSAPPPSAPHPRQRPTPVSAPPPSAPHPRQRPTPVSAPPPSAPHPRQRPTPVSAPPPSAPHPRQRPTPVSAPPPSAPHPRQRPTPVSAPPPSAPHPRQRPTPVSAPPPSAPHPRQRPTPVSAPPPSAPHPRHRPTPVTAPPPSPPHPRHRPTPVTAPPPSPPHPRHRPTPVTAPPPSPPHPRHRPTPVTAPPPSPPHPRHRPTPVTAPPPSPPHPRHRPTPVTAPPPSPPHPRHRPTPVTAPPPSPPHPRHRPTPVTAPPPSPPHPRHRPTPVTAPPPSPPHPRHRPTPVTAPPPSPPHPRHRPTPVTAPPPSPPHPRHRPTPVTAPPPSPPHPRHRPTPVTAPPPSPPHPRHRPTPVTAPPPSPPHPRHRPTPVTAPPPSPPHPRHRPTPVTAPPPSPPHPRHRPTPVTAPPPSPPHPRHRPTPVTAPPPSPPHPRHRPTPVTAPPPSPPHPRHRPTPVTAPPPSPPHPRHRPTPVTAPPPSPPHPRHRPTPVTAPPPSPPHPRHRPTPVTAPPPSPPHPRHRPTPVTAPPPSPPHPRHRPTPVTAPPPSPPHPRHRPTPVTAPPPSPPHPRHRPTPVTAPPPSPPHPRHRPTPVTAPPPSPPHPRHRPTPVTAPPPWNEMIRMVYKSCQEVENELKIMWNGYFEELWNVNGDLDKEEEIE